The Terrirubrum flagellatum nucleotide sequence GATCAATGTCCCATCAGCCGAATCGGCATGAGGGAGGGCCGTCATGTACAAATTCGAGCTCTATAAGGACAAGGCGGGCGAATATCGCTTCCGCTTCAAGGCGTCGAACGGCGAAATCATGTTCGTATCGGAAGGCTACAAGTCGAAGCAGTCGGCCCTCGATTCCATTGAATCGATCAAGAAAAATACGCCAACCGCCACGGTCGACGATCAAACGAAAAACTGACAGGAGAACGCCATGGAAGCGCTTTTGCCCATCATCACCCAGCTTATCGCCGGCGCTGTCGGCGGCAATATCGCCGGCGCCGCGGCGAAGGATATGAGCCTCGGCTCTATCGGCAACACCATCGCCGGCGCTGTCGGCGGCGGCGTCGGAGGTCAGATTCTTTCGGCGCTGATTCCGATGATTGCGGCCAATATTAGCGGGCAGGCGGCTGGCGGCGGCATCGCCGGCCTCGTCGTCACGCTGATCGTTGGCTTCATCAAGAACAAAATGGCGGCGAGCTGAGTTCGACGTCGGCCCGCTGTTCAGATCGAGAGGCTGTCGCCGGTCGCGAGATCGACGCTCAGCCTGTTGATATGGCGGGCCAGTTCCTCAAGCGCCGGGTTCTCGCAGGAGTGGCCGAGCGTGAGCGGTTGGCCGGCTGTCTCCCAGCAGGCGATGAGGCCGGGCAGGGTCGGATGGGTCGGCATGCGGATCCAGTCGGCCCGTCCGGCGCGATAGACTCGATCGCCTGGCGAGCCCGCCGGCAGATGGCCGGTCAGAAGAATTGGCATTCCTTCTGTATCGGCGCGAGGAATGAGTCGGGCGGACGGCCCCGCCGTTCCCATGCCATCGTCACAAAGGAGAGCGCGGCGGGGAAGCGCATCGCCATCGCGCCAATCTTCTGCTTGCGCGAGTCTTTTCACGAGAAGATCAGAAACCCCAAGGCGAAGCGCATCGGCCGCGGCGATCTGCGCCTGCAGCGCCGGCCGCATGCTGGCGCAAATCGCCAGCGGCGCGTCGATCGCCGCGATGAGTTCGAGAGAACGGCCATAAAGCGGCGTTGGCAAGAGGCAGCCGCTTGCGTGGCGCGCAACCCATTCGGCGATGGTGGCGGCGCGCTCTTCGCCGGAGATTGGATCGACGCCGTAAGACGCATCAATGAGCAGAGCATCGCAATGCGGCGTCGGGTCCATGGCGAAGACAGCGCTGTCCGGCGCGATATCGGCGGAATAGACCAATTGTCGGCCATCGGCCTCGACGGCGAGCCAGACGCCGCCGGCGACATGGCCGGATCGTCCTGTGGTGATCGTCACGCCGCCGAGATTGATGGATTGCCCCGGCCTGAACAATTCGACGCGATCGAGAGGAAAAGGCGCGCGCGCGAGGTCATCAGGCATGGCGTAGGCGGCGAGTGTCGCGGGCGTTTCCGCCCTTGCTTCCGCCGTCATGAAAATGCGGCCGCGAAATCCACGCGCCAGCAGCCAGGGCAGCGCGCCGACATGGTCCTCATGGGCGTGTGAGATGAACAGCGCGTCGATCGCTGTGATGTCGGCCTCGGCGAGGGCGGGGTGATAGTTCTCGGGTCGGGCTCCGACCTTGATTCCAGCGTCGAGCAGCAGGCGCAGGCCGCCTGCGCGCACGCCGACGCATGTGCGGCCCTTCTCGCCGAAGCCGCCATGAAGGTCGATCATCATCATATGGCGGCTGGCCCCGGCTTGATCCTTCGCAAGTTTATTCAACCCGCGCGGCGGCCGCCCGGGGCTTCCGTCCTGCCTCTCATGCGGCTGTTGAATGTCAAGAGAAGACCGCCGCGCAACGCCTCGCGCAGGCGGCGATTCGTGCTAACGAGGCCTTATGATCGGCAAACTCAAGGGGCTCATCGATTCCTACGGCGACGATTTCGTCATCGTCGACGTGCAGGGCGTGGGCTATGTCGTCTTCTGTTCATCGCGCACGCTGCAGAACCTGCCGAAGCCCGGCGAGGCGGTGGCGCTTGCGATCGAGACCCAGGTGCGCGAGGACGCGATCCGGCTGTTCGGCTTCCGCTCCGATGCCGAGCGCGACTGGTTTCGCCTGCTGCAGACGGTGCAGGGCGTCGGCGCCAAGGTGGCGCTGGCGATCCTGTCGACGCTCGATAGCGGCGCCCTCGCCACGGCGATTGGGACTCAGGACAAGGCCGCCGTGGCCCGCGCCTCGGGCGTCGGACCGAAGCTCGCCCAGCGCATCGTGGCGGAGCTGAAGGACAAGGCGCCTGCCTTCGGCTCGGTCGACGCCGCCGTTGTCAGGCTCGCCGGCGACGTTGGCGACAAGCGCGCGCCGTCCAACGTGCAGGATGCGGTCTCGGCGCTGGTCAATCTCGGCTACGGCTCGCCGCAGGCGGCGGCAGCGATCGCGGCGTCGCTGAAGACCCTCGGAGAGGCGGCCGAGACAACATCGCTGATCCGGCAGGGGCTGAAGGAGCTGGCGCGGTGACCGACGGAATGCAGGAGGTCTGGCGTCCGGCTCTGATCGAAGATCCGGCTTTCGTGGCGAACTGGTGGGGCCGTCGCTGGTTCGCGTCCTTCATGATCGCAGGCGGCCAGCGCTTCGATCCCGCCGACGTGGAGCTGCTGGTCGTCGACGACGCGGGCGGCCATCGCGTCGGCGTCGCGACTTTCACGCGCGCTGGCGATGCGCTGCTGCTCATCACTCTCGACGCGGAGGAGAAGCGCCGCGGCATCGGCTTCTCGCTCATCTGGACGCTGCGGAAGATCGCGCGTGAACGCAGTCTCAAGGTCATCAAGGTGTCGACCTCGAACGACAATCTCGATGCGCTGGGCTTTTATCAGCGGCTCGGCTTTCGCATCAGGTCGGTGCGTCGCGACGCAATGGATGAGGTGCGCCAGCTGAAGCCCGGCATTCCGCGCGTCGCCGACAACGGCATCCCGATCTCGGACGAGATCGAGCTGGATATTTTGCTGTGAGCGAGCGGAGTCGTTTCGGCGCTGGAGCGCGCGACGATGATCGTCTGGCGCCGCAGCGTCAGCAGAAGTTTGTGACGATGCGGATTTTCCGACTGTTTGCGATCCGCGGCCCGCTTGTTGGATATATCGTGTTTTTTCTGATTGCGGCGTTGCAAGGAGCGTTGACGGATTCCTTTCATTTCCAGGTTGCGGTGGCTGCTGGATTTTCCGGTGTGATCACAATCGGGCTCGGCATTATTTTCGGCTTTGTAATTGGATTCATTCCGGGCCTTGTTTGCGCCGTCATTTGTATTTTTGCTTTACGGCTGGCTGGCGAGGTTCCCTTGCTCGTCGCGCTCGCGGGCGGCGCGGCGGGATGGGCCGTCTGGGCGGGCGGCGCGGCCGCTCTCCACGACGCCAATAGCGGAAGGCGATCCATCTTCGATATTCCGCAGGATTTCAGCTTGCTCGTGCTCGCGACATCGGTTCTGACGGCGGTGATCTGCTGGTGGTTCGGCAGACATCTGTTGAGGCCGTCATTGTGACCGATCACCGTTTCATCTCCGGAGAAAAGCGCGAGGACGACGCGCAGGATGCGCGGTTGCGTCCGCAGACGCTCGCCGATTTCACTGGCCAGGCTCAGGCGCGCGCCAATCTGCAGGTGTTCATCGAGTCCGCGAAGAAGCGCGGCGAGCCGCTCGATCATATCCTCTTCGTCGGGCCGCCGGGCCTCGGCAAGACCACGCTGGCGCAGATCATCGCGCGCGAGATGGGCGTCAATTTCCGCGCTACGGCCGGACCGGTGATCGCCAAGCGCGGCGAACTCGCAGCGCAGCTCACCAATCTCGAAGAGGGCGACGTTCTCTTCATCGACGAGATTCATCGTCTCCAGCCGGCGATCGAGGAAATCCTCTATCCCGCCATGGAGGATTACGAGCTCGATCTCATCATCGGTGAAGGGCCGGCGGCGCGATCGGTGAAGATCAATCTGCCGAAATTCACGCTAATCGGCGCGACCACGCGCGCGGGCCTGCTGACGACTCCTTTGCGCGACCGTTTTGGCATTCCCGTCAGGCTCAATTTCTACACGGTCGAGGAGCTTGAGTTCATCGTGCGCCGCGGCGCGCGCGTGCTCGGCTTCAAGATGAGCGATGATGGCGCCAACGAGATCGCGCGCCGCTCGCGCGGCACGCCGCGCATCGCCGGCCGTCTGCTGCGCCGCGTGCGCGATTTCGCCGTGGTCGACGGCCTCGATGAGGTGACGCGTGAGCTGGCGGACAAATCGCTGAGATTGCTCGAGGTCGATCAGGCCGGGCTCGACCAGATGGACCGCCGCTATCTCGACATGGTGGCGAAGAATTTCGGCGGCGGACCGGTCGGCATCGAGACGATCGCAGCGGCGCTGTCGGAGCCGCGCGACGCGATTGAAGAGATCATCGAGCCATTCCTGATCCAGCGAGGATTCGTGCAGCGCACGCCGCGCGGGCGGCTGCTGACGGGCCACGCCTTCCGGCATCTCGGCCTCGCGGAGCCGCCGCGCGATCCCGCGCAATTCGGGTTGTTCGCCAATGACGAGGAATAGTCCGGCGCCGCCGACATTTTCCGCCGGCGTTCATACCCTCCCGATCCGCGTCTATTACGAGGACACCGATTTCTCCGGCGTCGTCTATCATGCGTCCTATCTCCGCTTCATGGAGCGTGGACGCACGGAGCTGTTGAGGTCGCAGGGCGCTGACCAAGGTGAATTACATGCCGATGGCGAAGGCGTCGCGTTCGTCGTGCGCAAGATGATCATCGAATATTTGAAGCCCGCGCGCATGGACGACATCATCGAGGTGATCACCACGCCGGTCGAAGTGCGCGGCGCCTCCATGCTGCTGCATCAGATCGTCAAGCGCGGCGACGATCTTCTGATCGAGGCCAGCGTCACGGTCGCCTGTGTGAAGAACGGCCGCGCGGTTCGCATTCCCGATGGCCTGCGCCGCATCATGACGCCGCCCGGGCAGAATTAGAGAGACATATGGCCAGCATCGACATCCGGTTCGCGACGCGTATCTACTCCGCCCGCCTGTCCGGCGCGCGCGCGACGAAGCTCAATGAGAATCTCAGAAATTCCTGTCTCTCGGTCGCGGCGGATGACGTGGCGGGCCAGACATGGTGCGAGGAGAATCATTATCCCGGCTACACCTCCTACGCCTCGCTGGATGATCTGCCTTGGCGTTTCCCGGATTTCGCCGATCTCGTGAAGCAGCTCGACAAGCATGTCGCGGCCTTCGCGAAGGAACTCGATTTCGAGCTCGGCGCGAAGAAGCTCGTGCTCGATGACATCTGGATCAATGTGTTGCCGCCGGGCGGCGTGCATACCTCGCACATCCATCCGCATTCGGCGATCAGCGGCACCTACTATGTCGCGATTCCCAAAGACGCGAGCGCGATCAAATTCGAGGACCCGCGTCTTGGCTTCATGATGTCGGCGCCGCCGCGCAAAAAGAATGCAAAGCCTGACAATCGCAGCTTCGTCTATCTCGCGCCGCAGGAGCGCACCCTGTTCCTGTGGGAGAGCTGGCTGCGCCATGAGGTGCCGCTCAACGAGGCGGAAGACGACCGCATCTCGATCAGCTTCAATTACGGGTGGCGCTAACCTTCTTTGCAGCCTTGCGTTTCGCAGGCGGTTTCTTCGTCACCTTCTTCGCAACGCGCTTCGGCGCCTTCGCTGATTTCTTCGTCGCGACATAGTCGATCGAGCGCGCGATCCATTCGCCGAGCAGGCGGCGGTCGTCGAGAATCTCGTCGGGCATGGCGACGAAATCGCGGATGCCGCGGCCTGAAGTAAATTCGTAGCCATGGGCGTCGAATTCATCGCGCAATCGCGCGCGATCCTGTTCGCTGAATTTGAGAACGAAACTCTCCTGATGCACGCAGCCGAACAGCGCGCCATTCACCAGAGCGGCGGGGCAGCCGAACATAGTGCGCCGTTCGACGCGCGGATCGGTCGGGATCGCGGCGCCGAACAGCGCGGAAAGTTCAGGGTCCGGCTTGCGCCAGGCCATTGCGACATCCTTCAGCCATATTGAAATCTCGGCATCCAGCCTTTCGAGCCGCCCGGCAGCATATCGAAGAAATGCCAGACCGGGCAGAAATCATCGCCTGGGCTCCAGCGCGCGTCGGACACGCGCGTCAGACGCCCGCCGTCGCGGCGGAAGACCGACAGGCCGGGCAACCAGCCGCCATGGCTGCTGCGATAACCCATGTCCTGCGCGAAATTCGTACCGACATGGCTCACCATCGGAAATCGCCAGCCGCGGCTCGCGGCAAATTCTCTCTGCGTCTGCGGATCGTCCGGAGATGAGACAACGAAGCCGGCGCGATCGGCGACATGGGGATAGAAGCCGTTGCAGCCGTCCGCCCACATGGTGCAGGAGGAGCAGGACGTGCCCATATTGTGGACGACGAACAGATCGTCCTTGCCGTTGAACAGTTCGGACAGGCGCACCGGGCCTTTCAGCGTAGCGAATTCATAATCGCTCACTTCCTCCGGCTCGATCGCCGCCTGGGCGGAACGCATTTCCTCGCGCAACTTTCCGATCCGTCCACGCAGATCCTTCAGCCGCGCCATGCCGTCGGCGTATCTCATGCGCGCGCCTCCGCCCCGTAGCTGTCGCGATAGCGGACCCAGGACATCGCATGCGCAAAGCCGTCCTCGTCACGTCCCTTCGGCGTGAGATCGAGATACTGGTAGGTCGCGTTCATCATGTCGATCCCGCGGGAATAGCAGGAATAGGTGTGATAGATCGCGCCATCAGCGTCCTTGCAGAAGACGCTGATTCCTGGCCGCTCGCTCGGCATCTTTGCGCCGTCGCGATAATTGTAATGGCCTTCGCCGCGCGCGATCTCTTCGGGCGTAGAGGACGCCTGATAATCGAAATTGAAGTCGCTTCCGTTGGATGAATACCAGGGGAAGGTCCAGCCGAGACGCTTCTTGAAGGCCTGGAACTTTTCATAAGGCGCGCGCGACACCGCGATCATCGTGACGTCGCGGGCGTTGAGATGCACGACGCTGCGTTCGATGCTGTCGGCCCAGAAGGAGCAGCTCTTGCAGCCGACCTCGGCGTCGGGGCCGAACATGAAGTGATAGATGACGAGTTGCGAACGGCCGTCGAACAGATCAGTGAAAGAGACCGGCCCGTTCGGCCCATGGAACGTGTAAGTCTTTTCGATTTTCTCCCACGGCAGATCGCGGCGCGCAGCGCTCAGTTCGTCGCGCAGGCGCGTGAATTCCTTCTCGCGCGCCAGAAGCTCCCTACGGGCTTTCAGCCAGTTCGCATGCGAGACAACAGAATGCGTTTCCATGATCAGACTCCTTACTCCTGTGATGGGGGAAGGGCGTC carries:
- a CDS encoding YegP family protein; the protein is MYKFELYKDKAGEYRFRFKASNGEIMFVSEGYKSKQSALDSIESIKKNTPTATVDDQTKN
- a CDS encoding MBL fold metallo-hydrolase translates to MMMIDLHGGFGEKGRTCVGVRAGGLRLLLDAGIKVGARPENYHPALAEADITAIDALFISHAHEDHVGALPWLLARGFRGRIFMTAEARAETPATLAAYAMPDDLARAPFPLDRVELFRPGQSINLGGVTITTGRSGHVAGGVWLAVEADGRQLVYSADIAPDSAVFAMDPTPHCDALLIDASYGVDPISGEERAATIAEWVARHASGCLLPTPLYGRSLELIAAIDAPLAICASMRPALQAQIAAADALRLGVSDLLVKRLAQAEDWRDGDALPRRALLCDDGMGTAGPSARLIPRADTEGMPILLTGHLPAGSPGDRVYRAGRADWIRMPTHPTLPGLIACWETAGQPLTLGHSCENPALEELARHINRLSVDLATGDSLSI
- the ruvA gene encoding Holliday junction branch migration protein RuvA; protein product: MIGKLKGLIDSYGDDFVIVDVQGVGYVVFCSSRTLQNLPKPGEAVALAIETQVREDAIRLFGFRSDAERDWFRLLQTVQGVGAKVALAILSTLDSGALATAIGTQDKAAVARASGVGPKLAQRIVAELKDKAPAFGSVDAAVVRLAGDVGDKRAPSNVQDAVSALVNLGYGSPQAAAAIAASLKTLGEAAETTSLIRQGLKELAR
- a CDS encoding GNAT family N-acetyltransferase, with translation MTDGMQEVWRPALIEDPAFVANWWGRRWFASFMIAGGQRFDPADVELLVVDDAGGHRVGVATFTRAGDALLLITLDAEEKRRGIGFSLIWTLRKIARERSLKVIKVSTSNDNLDALGFYQRLGFRIRSVRRDAMDEVRQLKPGIPRVADNGIPISDEIELDILL
- the ruvB gene encoding Holliday junction branch migration DNA helicase RuvB — translated: MTDHRFISGEKREDDAQDARLRPQTLADFTGQAQARANLQVFIESAKKRGEPLDHILFVGPPGLGKTTLAQIIAREMGVNFRATAGPVIAKRGELAAQLTNLEEGDVLFIDEIHRLQPAIEEILYPAMEDYELDLIIGEGPAARSVKINLPKFTLIGATTRAGLLTTPLRDRFGIPVRLNFYTVEELEFIVRRGARVLGFKMSDDGANEIARRSRGTPRIAGRLLRRVRDFAVVDGLDEVTRELADKSLRLLEVDQAGLDQMDRRYLDMVAKNFGGGPVGIETIAAALSEPRDAIEEIIEPFLIQRGFVQRTPRGRLLTGHAFRHLGLAEPPRDPAQFGLFANDEE
- the ybgC gene encoding tol-pal system-associated acyl-CoA thioesterase; translation: MTRNSPAPPTFSAGVHTLPIRVYYEDTDFSGVVYHASYLRFMERGRTELLRSQGADQGELHADGEGVAFVVRKMIIEYLKPARMDDIIEVITTPVEVRGASMLLHQIVKRGDDLLIEASVTVACVKNGRAVRIPDGLRRIMTPPGQN
- a CDS encoding TIGR02466 family protein; this translates as MASIDIRFATRIYSARLSGARATKLNENLRNSCLSVAADDVAGQTWCEENHYPGYTSYASLDDLPWRFPDFADLVKQLDKHVAAFAKELDFELGAKKLVLDDIWINVLPPGGVHTSHIHPHSAISGTYYVAIPKDASAIKFEDPRLGFMMSAPPRKKNAKPDNRSFVYLAPQERTLFLWESWLRHEVPLNEAEDDRISISFNYGWR
- a CDS encoding TfoX/Sxy family protein, with translation MAWRKPDPELSALFGAAIPTDPRVERRTMFGCPAALVNGALFGCVHQESFVLKFSEQDRARLRDEFDAHGYEFTSGRGIRDFVAMPDEILDDRRLLGEWIARSIDYVATKKSAKAPKRVAKKVTKKPPAKRKAAKKVSATRN
- a CDS encoding DUF899 family protein, which produces MRYADGMARLKDLRGRIGKLREEMRSAQAAIEPEEVSDYEFATLKGPVRLSELFNGKDDLFVVHNMGTSCSSCTMWADGCNGFYPHVADRAGFVVSSPDDPQTQREFAASRGWRFPMVSHVGTNFAQDMGYRSSHGGWLPGLSVFRRDGGRLTRVSDARWSPGDDFCPVWHFFDMLPGGSKGWMPRFQYG
- a CDS encoding thioredoxin family protein encodes the protein METHSVVSHANWLKARRELLAREKEFTRLRDELSAARRDLPWEKIEKTYTFHGPNGPVSFTDLFDGRSQLVIYHFMFGPDAEVGCKSCSFWADSIERSVVHLNARDVTMIAVSRAPYEKFQAFKKRLGWTFPWYSSNGSDFNFDYQASSTPEEIARGEGHYNYRDGAKMPSERPGISVFCKDADGAIYHTYSCYSRGIDMMNATYQYLDLTPKGRDEDGFAHAMSWVRYRDSYGAEARA